A genomic region of Micromonospora sp. NBC_01796 contains the following coding sequences:
- a CDS encoding DUF3073 domain-containing protein: MGRGRAKAKQTKVARELKYHSPNTDLAALQRELGGSGKSDHDFDDDYKEYVDDDDEDHDADDEPDTWSPPAR, encoded by the coding sequence ATGGGGCGCGGCCGTGCTAAGGCCAAGCAGACAAAGGTGGCCCGGGAGTTGAAGTACCACTCCCCGAACACCGACCTCGCCGCCTTGCAGCGAGAACTCGGCGGCAGCGGCAAGTCGGACCACGACTTCGACGACGACTACAAAGAGTATGTCGACGACGATGACGAGGACCATGACGCGGACGACGAACCAGACACCTGGTCGCCTCCAGCCCGCTGA
- the amcA gene encoding multiple cyclophane-containing RiPP AmcA, whose translation MLEITSPQDAEPTGGAVPDPVADRVRAARSGLTTLLHEAEQARRERAEEAAVGESGSAVCAWNHFENIPTFYNWNNRPR comes from the coding sequence ATGCTCGAGATCACCAGCCCGCAGGACGCTGAGCCGACCGGGGGCGCCGTCCCCGACCCGGTCGCCGATCGGGTGCGCGCGGCCCGGAGCGGGCTCACCACCCTGCTGCACGAGGCCGAGCAGGCTCGTCGGGAACGCGCGGAGGAGGCGGCGGTGGGCGAGAGTGGCAGCGCGGTCTGCGCGTGGAACCACTTCGAGAACATCCCGACCTTCTACAACTGGAACAACCGGCCACGCTGA
- the purF gene encoding amidophosphoribosyltransferase has translation MPRGDGRLSHELDPERPGPQDACGVFGVWAPDEDVAKLTYFGLYALQHRGQEAAGIAVSDGSGVVVYKDLGLVAQVFDEPTLASLRGHLAIGHARYSTTGGSTWENAQPTIRANTAGTTIALAHNGNLVNTAELAKESAARGMDSSDGSTSDTALVTALLASRPDLSVEAAALEVLPMLRGAFSFVFMDESTLYAARDPHGVRPLVLGRMERGWVVASETAALDIVGASVVREVEPGELIAIDEHGLRSARFAVPEPKGCLFEYVYIARPDTTIAGRNVYSTRVAIGRQLAKEHPVEADLVIPVPESGTPAAIGYAEASGITYGAGLMKNPYVGRTFIQPSQTLRQLGIRLKLNPLRENVRGKRVVVVDDSIVRGNTQRAIVRMLREAGALEVHVRISSPPVNWPCFYGIDFATRAELLANGLDNEGIRRSIGADSLGYVSLAGLIAATEQPKTRLCRACFDGEYPIELPAGNLIGKHVLEGVGRRVADQAPEPAQQRYDGGSDGADADDTPLPLISSPGARDALQRP, from the coding sequence GTGCCCCGAGGCGACGGCCGGTTGAGCCACGAACTCGACCCCGAACGGCCCGGCCCGCAAGACGCCTGCGGCGTGTTCGGCGTCTGGGCTCCGGACGAAGACGTCGCGAAGCTCACCTACTTCGGTCTGTACGCGCTACAGCACCGTGGCCAGGAAGCGGCGGGGATCGCCGTCAGCGACGGCTCGGGCGTGGTGGTCTACAAGGACCTCGGCCTGGTCGCCCAGGTCTTCGACGAGCCCACCCTGGCCAGCCTGCGCGGGCACCTCGCGATCGGGCACGCCCGTTACTCGACCACCGGCGGCTCGACCTGGGAGAACGCCCAGCCGACGATCCGGGCCAACACCGCCGGCACCACGATCGCGCTGGCGCACAACGGCAACCTGGTCAACACCGCCGAGCTGGCCAAGGAGTCCGCCGCCCGCGGCATGGACTCCTCGGACGGTTCGACCTCGGACACCGCCCTGGTCACCGCACTGCTGGCCAGCCGCCCCGACCTCTCGGTCGAGGCCGCCGCGCTCGAGGTGCTGCCGATGCTGCGCGGCGCGTTCAGCTTCGTGTTCATGGACGAGAGCACCCTCTACGCCGCCCGCGACCCGCACGGGGTACGCCCGCTCGTGCTCGGCCGGATGGAGCGCGGCTGGGTGGTCGCCAGCGAGACCGCCGCACTCGACATCGTCGGGGCGAGCGTGGTCCGCGAGGTCGAGCCCGGCGAGCTGATCGCGATCGACGAGCACGGCCTGCGGTCGGCGCGGTTCGCCGTACCGGAGCCGAAGGGCTGCCTCTTCGAGTACGTCTACATCGCCCGGCCGGATACCACCATCGCCGGCCGGAACGTCTATTCCACCCGGGTCGCCATCGGGCGGCAACTGGCCAAGGAGCACCCGGTCGAGGCCGACCTGGTGATTCCCGTACCGGAGTCGGGCACGCCGGCCGCGATCGGCTACGCGGAGGCGTCCGGCATCACCTACGGCGCCGGGTTGATGAAGAACCCGTACGTCGGGCGGACCTTCATCCAGCCGTCCCAGACCCTGCGCCAGCTCGGCATCCGACTCAAGCTCAACCCGCTGCGAGAGAACGTGCGGGGCAAGCGGGTGGTGGTGGTGGACGACTCGATCGTCCGCGGCAACACCCAACGCGCGATCGTCCGCATGCTGCGCGAGGCCGGCGCGCTGGAGGTGCACGTACGCATCTCCTCGCCGCCGGTCAACTGGCCGTGTTTCTACGGCATCGACTTCGCCACCCGGGCGGAGTTGCTGGCCAACGGGCTGGACAACGAGGGCATCCGCCGGTCGATCGGTGCGGACAGCCTCGGTTACGTCTCGCTGGCCGGACTGATCGCCGCGACCGAGCAGCCGAAGACGCGGCTGTGCCGCGCCTGCTTCGACGGGGAGTACCCGATCGAGCTGCCGGCCGGGAACCTGATCGGCAAACACGTACTCGAAGGGGTAGGGCGTCGGGTCGCGGACCAGGCACCGGAGCCCGCACAGCAGCGCTACGACGGCGGTTCAGACGGAGCCGACGCCGACGACACCCCGCTACCACTCATCAGCAGCCCGGGCGCACGTGACGCACTGCAACGCCCGTAA
- the amcB gene encoding cyclophane-forming radical SAM peptide maturase AmcB yields the protein MRGINTVPSYVVMQPTTLCNLDCSYCYLPFRADDRKMPVPVAEAVAGPVNDWARSGRFSVVWHGGEPLATGREHLAALLAPFDERVEHHVQTNATLIDDAWCEFFAEHAMRVSVSVDGPRQRNSDRVGRGGRPAYDRIERGIEALRRNGVGFSALCVVTRPEPGLAAELYAYFLDLGCDVLGINIEEMEGVNTRLNAHPAEAVTAFWAELVTAWRERPRIHLREVEWSLRYASAVLDGTSDDLLPRRLDPIPTVGYDGSVVLLSPELAGFSDPRYGDFTSGNVLATGLAEILAGAEGLPWVREFLGGVESCRSTCPYFGFCGGGHAANRYFEQGRFDGTETNHCRNSKIRLLEGVLDHARDHQPAGR from the coding sequence ATGCGGGGCATCAACACCGTGCCCTCGTACGTGGTGATGCAGCCGACCACGCTCTGTAACCTGGACTGTTCGTACTGTTATCTCCCGTTTCGGGCGGATGATCGGAAGATGCCGGTTCCGGTGGCGGAGGCGGTGGCGGGCCCGGTGAACGACTGGGCCCGGTCCGGTCGCTTCTCCGTGGTGTGGCACGGCGGGGAACCCCTGGCCACCGGACGGGAGCACCTCGCCGCGCTGCTGGCCCCGTTCGACGAGCGGGTGGAACACCACGTACAGACCAACGCGACGCTGATCGACGACGCCTGGTGCGAGTTCTTCGCCGAGCACGCGATGCGGGTCAGCGTCAGCGTGGACGGGCCGAGACAGCGCAACTCCGACCGGGTGGGCCGGGGCGGGCGGCCGGCGTACGACCGGATCGAGCGGGGCATCGAGGCGCTGCGGCGCAACGGTGTCGGTTTCTCCGCCCTGTGCGTGGTGACCCGACCCGAGCCCGGCCTCGCCGCCGAGCTGTACGCGTACTTCCTCGACCTGGGGTGCGACGTGCTCGGGATCAACATCGAGGAGATGGAGGGCGTCAACACCCGCCTCAACGCCCACCCGGCCGAGGCGGTCACCGCCTTCTGGGCCGAGCTGGTCACCGCCTGGCGGGAGCGCCCCCGGATCCACCTGCGTGAGGTCGAGTGGTCCCTGCGGTACGCCTCGGCGGTCCTCGACGGCACCTCGGACGACCTGCTCCCGCGCCGGCTCGACCCGATCCCGACCGTCGGGTACGACGGCTCGGTGGTCCTGCTCTCGCCCGAGCTGGCCGGCTTCTCCGACCCCCGGTATGGGGACTTCACCAGCGGCAACGTGCTGGCCACGGGACTCGCGGAGATCCTCGCCGGGGCCGAGGGCCTGCCGTGGGTCCGCGAGTTCCTCGGCGGTGTGGAGTCCTGCCGCTCCACCTGCCCCTACTTCGGCTTCTGCGGCGGCGGTCACGCCGCCAACCGTTACTTCGAGCAAGGACGTTTCGACGGTACGGAGACCAACCACTGCCGTAACAGCAAGATCCGCCTACTCGAGGGAGTGTTGGACCATGCTCGAGATCACCAGCCCGCAGGACGCTGA
- the purM gene encoding phosphoribosylformylglycinamidine cyclo-ligase encodes MTHVTERNGAGSGSAEGSGSGGGVRQPWTAGSGRATRKRSVSYADAGVSIEAGDRAVELIKSKVRTTQRPEVMGQLGGFAGLFRLDTTKYRNPILSASTDGVGTKLVIAQQLGIHDTVGIDLVAMVVDDLVATGAEPLFLLDYIATGEVVPDKVAEIVAGITDGCRYAGCALLGGETAEHPGVLKPDEYDISATGVGVVEESEILRPERVEIGDAVIAMRSSGLHSNGYSLVRHVLLGAGRMRLDTVIEDFGRQRTLGEELLTPTKIYAQDCLKLIAETEVRSIAHITGGGIPGNLVRVLPENVDAVVNRATWKPQPIFDLVQAKGRIEDPEMESTFNMGVGMFAIVSAEDADRALACLAGRGVEAWQAGEIIEGTGEVQMIGQHTRG; translated from the coding sequence GTGACGCACGTGACTGAGCGCAATGGCGCAGGTAGCGGGTCGGCCGAGGGCTCCGGCTCCGGCGGCGGCGTGCGCCAGCCCTGGACCGCCGGATCCGGTCGCGCCACCCGCAAGCGCAGCGTCTCGTACGCGGACGCCGGGGTCTCGATCGAGGCCGGCGACCGGGCGGTCGAGCTGATCAAGTCGAAGGTACGGACCACCCAGCGGCCCGAGGTGATGGGGCAGCTCGGCGGCTTCGCCGGCCTGTTCCGGCTCGACACCACCAAGTACCGCAACCCGATCCTCTCCGCCTCCACCGACGGCGTCGGCACCAAGCTGGTCATCGCCCAGCAGCTCGGCATCCACGACACGGTCGGCATCGACCTGGTCGCCATGGTCGTCGACGACCTGGTCGCGACCGGTGCCGAGCCGCTCTTCCTGCTCGACTACATCGCCACCGGCGAGGTCGTGCCGGACAAGGTCGCCGAGATCGTCGCCGGCATCACCGACGGCTGCCGGTACGCCGGCTGCGCGCTGCTCGGTGGCGAGACCGCCGAGCACCCCGGTGTGCTGAAGCCCGACGAGTACGACATCTCCGCGACCGGTGTCGGTGTGGTCGAGGAGAGCGAGATCCTCCGCCCGGAGCGGGTCGAGATCGGCGACGCGGTGATCGCGATGCGCTCCTCCGGCCTGCACTCCAACGGCTACTCCCTGGTCCGCCACGTGCTCCTGGGCGCCGGCCGGATGCGGCTGGACACCGTGATCGAGGACTTCGGCCGGCAGCGGACCCTCGGTGAGGAACTGCTGACCCCGACCAAGATCTACGCGCAGGACTGCCTCAAGCTGATCGCCGAGACCGAGGTGCGGTCGATCGCGCACATCACCGGCGGCGGAATCCCCGGGAACCTGGTCCGGGTGCTGCCGGAGAACGTGGACGCGGTGGTCAACCGGGCCACCTGGAAGCCGCAGCCGATCTTCGACCTGGTGCAGGCCAAGGGCCGGATCGAGGACCCGGAGATGGAGTCCACCTTCAACATGGGCGTGGGCATGTTCGCGATCGTCTCCGCCGAGGACGCGGACCGGGCGCTGGCCTGCCTGGCGGGCCGGGGCGTCGAGGCGTGGCAGGCCGGCGAGATCATCGAGGGCACCGGTGAGGTGCAGATGATCGGCCAGCACACCCGCGGTTGA
- a CDS encoding carboxypeptidase-like regulatory domain-containing protein, producing MTAGFGTDNDSDSRNLTVRGPDQQAPTQPAAAPTVKEISGRVTDANGTPVPNASVALIDSQGHSYGATTSSSGSFKFLGTASAPITPGQIDLGASLNDKIQKKKITAAANQTLTNQRIVMALADASPSSSAEAPPSDEAVPTEEGEPAADGSDAPGQAATDETSSSGGLSSWILIIVGGLLVALGVGAIVLLWMRRKENADEDDDDPNGPRSGAAAGAGGGYQSGSDPTRVANRAGMGNDATAINRNTSLADAPTMMHNRPLVDDEFPDPYGAPLPSQQPQASTYGAAGQGAGYGYGGAPQGGGEYGAGGYGNASGAGGAYGNAPGSGAGYPNTPGSGAGGYGAPANGYGGAPGSEYGNAPGSGAGGYGSAPGAAGYGNAPGSGAGYGNTPASGAGGYGAAPGSGAGGYGGANYGEQPGAGYPPAPGAYPAAPSGGPYPPTPAPGGGGRYDEPTGRYDGPSAGGSEYAPPADPYAQGGAGGGAYGAGGSDGTRAYGADQQPYGGQGGQQGYGQGGGGAYGAPTAGAGYDQQGADGYGAGGRGGYGDQPGYGAGPAAGGYDQPQAGGYDQRGGYDQRGGADQRGGGYDDRGGYDQQQGGGYYDESAQGGGHGGRGGAPAPQQQNRGGERRSLDWLDD from the coding sequence GTGACTGCCGGGTTCGGCACAGACAACGACAGCGACTCGCGGAACCTCACTGTGCGCGGCCCGGACCAGCAAGCTCCTACGCAGCCGGCGGCGGCGCCCACGGTCAAGGAGATCTCGGGCCGGGTCACCGACGCCAACGGCACCCCGGTGCCGAACGCCTCGGTCGCGCTGATCGACTCGCAGGGCCACAGCTACGGCGCCACCACGAGTTCCAGTGGCAGCTTCAAGTTCCTCGGCACCGCCAGTGCCCCGATCACCCCCGGGCAGATCGACCTCGGCGCCAGCCTGAACGACAAGATCCAGAAGAAGAAGATCACGGCTGCCGCCAACCAGACGCTGACCAACCAGCGCATCGTTATGGCGCTCGCCGACGCCTCGCCGTCCTCCAGCGCGGAGGCACCGCCCAGTGACGAGGCGGTGCCGACCGAAGAGGGCGAACCGGCTGCGGACGGTAGCGACGCGCCCGGACAGGCCGCGACCGACGAGACCAGCTCCAGCGGCGGACTCAGCTCCTGGATCCTGATCATCGTCGGCGGCCTGCTGGTCGCCCTCGGTGTCGGCGCCATCGTCCTGCTCTGGATGCGGCGCAAGGAGAACGCGGACGAGGACGACGACGACCCGAACGGTCCCCGGTCCGGGGCCGCGGCGGGTGCCGGCGGCGGGTACCAGAGCGGCTCCGACCCGACCCGGGTCGCGAACCGCGCCGGTATGGGCAACGACGCCACGGCGATCAACCGGAACACGTCGCTGGCTGACGCACCGACCATGATGCACAACCGCCCCCTGGTGGACGACGAGTTCCCGGACCCGTACGGCGCACCTCTGCCGTCTCAGCAGCCGCAGGCGTCGACGTACGGCGCCGCCGGGCAGGGCGCCGGCTACGGCTACGGCGGCGCCCCGCAGGGCGGTGGCGAGTACGGCGCCGGTGGCTACGGCAACGCATCGGGCGCGGGCGGCGCCTACGGCAACGCACCGGGTTCGGGCGCCGGTTACCCCAACACCCCCGGCTCCGGCGCGGGCGGCTACGGGGCCCCGGCCAACGGCTACGGCGGCGCCCCCGGTTCGGAGTACGGCAACGCGCCCGGCTCCGGTGCCGGCGGCTACGGCTCGGCACCCGGCGCGGCCGGCTACGGCAACGCACCGGGTTCCGGCGCCGGTTACGGCAACACCCCCGCCTCCGGCGCGGGCGGCTACGGCGCGGCACCGGGTTCGGGTGCCGGTGGCTACGGCGGCGCCAACTACGGCGAGCAGCCCGGCGCGGGGTACCCCCCGGCACCGGGGGCGTACCCGGCCGCGCCGAGTGGTGGGCCCTACCCGCCCACCCCGGCTCCTGGTGGTGGTGGCCGCTACGACGAGCCCACCGGACGCTACGACGGTCCCAGCGCGGGCGGCAGCGAGTACGCCCCGCCGGCCGACCCGTACGCCCAGGGCGGTGCCGGTGGCGGTGCCTACGGGGCCGGCGGCAGCGACGGCACCCGCGCGTACGGTGCCGACCAGCAGCCGTACGGCGGCCAGGGCGGCCAGCAGGGCTACGGCCAGGGTGGTGGCGGTGCCTACGGCGCGCCGACCGCCGGGGCCGGTTACGACCAGCAGGGTGCGGACGGATACGGCGCCGGTGGTCGTGGCGGCTACGGTGACCAGCCCGGTTACGGTGCCGGTCCGGCGGCGGGCGGTTACGACCAGCCCCAGGCCGGCGGTTACGACCAGCGTGGCGGTTACGACCAGCGCGGTGGCGCCGACCAGCGCGGCGGTGGCTACGACGACCGCGGCGGTTACGACCAGCAGCAGGGCGGCGGCTACTACGACGAGTCGGCCCAGGGCGGCGGGCACGGCGGCCGGGGCGGTGCGCCCGCACCGCAGCAGCAGAACCGGGGCGGCGAGCGCCGTTCGCTGGACTGGCTGGACGACTGA
- a CDS encoding sterol carrier family protein: protein MSSPYNKSSLVVAAVAELDAGRTPERELLRDAVRELLAELARRAPGRSVEVRVPPYGAVQCGSGPRHTRGTPANVVEVDPVTWILLATGRLGWADAVEAGRVRASGNRADISPYIPLE from the coding sequence GTGTCCTCTCCGTACAATAAGTCCTCACTGGTGGTGGCGGCGGTCGCCGAACTCGACGCTGGCCGTACCCCGGAGCGTGAGCTGCTTCGGGACGCGGTCCGCGAGCTCCTCGCGGAGCTGGCCCGGCGCGCACCTGGCCGTTCGGTGGAGGTGCGGGTTCCACCTTACGGTGCGGTTCAGTGCGGATCCGGGCCGCGACACACCAGGGGTACGCCGGCAAACGTGGTGGAGGTGGATCCGGTGACCTGGATCCTGCTGGCAACGGGGCGGCTGGGATGGGCCGACGCGGTCGAGGCCGGACGGGTTCGAGCCAGTGGGAATCGCGCCGACATATCGCCCTATATCCCGCTCGAATAG
- a CDS encoding BldC family transcriptional regulator, translated as MASRTHEPEPLLTPAEVASMFRVDPKTVTRWAKAGKLSAIRTLGGHRRYRESEVRALLQGQIPQQRQGD; from the coding sequence ATGGCATCGCGTACGCACGAACCAGAGCCGCTACTCACGCCGGCCGAGGTGGCGTCGATGTTCCGTGTCGACCCGAAAACCGTGACCCGGTGGGCGAAGGCGGGCAAACTCAGCGCAATTCGAACGTTGGGTGGCCACCGGCGTTACCGCGAGTCGGAGGTTCGCGCCCTGCTGCAGGGGCAGATTCCCCAGCAGCGTCAAGGCGACTGA
- a CDS encoding Glu/Leu/Phe/Val family dehydrogenase, with protein sequence MGVFATTDQQVSAGHEQVVFCQDKPTGLKAIIGIYSTALGPALGGTRFYPYASEADALHDVLDLSRGMAYKNALAGLDLGGGKAVIWGDPEQLKTEPLLRAYGRFVQSLGGRYYTACDVGTYVQDMDVVARETRFVTGRSVEHGGAGDSSVLTAWGVFQGMRAAAEHQWGSATLTGRRVGVSGLGKVGKHLVGHLIEDGATVVATDVNEKALDWARHTYPEVDLVPDATALITSDIDVYAPCALGGALDDETVPALRAKIVAGAANNQLAHPGIEKQLADRGVLYAPDYVVNAGGVIQVADEIEGFNFERAKLRATRIYDTTREILRLADAEGVPPAVAADRLAERRMAEVGRLRSIHLT encoded by the coding sequence ATGGGCGTTTTCGCCACCACCGACCAACAGGTATCGGCCGGGCATGAGCAGGTCGTCTTCTGTCAGGACAAGCCGACCGGGCTGAAGGCGATCATCGGCATCTACTCGACCGCGCTCGGCCCCGCGCTCGGCGGGACCCGGTTCTACCCCTACGCCAGCGAGGCGGACGCACTGCACGACGTGCTCGACCTCTCCCGGGGCATGGCGTACAAGAACGCGCTCGCCGGTCTCGACCTCGGCGGCGGCAAGGCCGTCATCTGGGGTGACCCGGAGCAGCTCAAGACCGAACCGCTGCTGCGCGCGTACGGCCGGTTCGTCCAGTCGCTCGGCGGGCGCTACTACACCGCGTGCGACGTCGGCACCTACGTGCAGGACATGGACGTGGTGGCGCGCGAGACCCGGTTCGTCACCGGCCGCAGCGTCGAGCACGGCGGAGCCGGCGACTCGTCCGTGCTGACCGCCTGGGGCGTGTTCCAGGGCATGCGCGCCGCCGCCGAGCACCAGTGGGGATCGGCCACCCTCACCGGCCGCCGGGTCGGCGTCTCCGGGCTGGGCAAGGTCGGCAAGCACCTGGTCGGGCACCTGATCGAGGACGGCGCCACGGTGGTGGCCACCGACGTGAACGAGAAGGCCCTGGACTGGGCCCGGCACACGTACCCGGAGGTCGACCTGGTCCCGGACGCGACCGCGTTGATCACCTCCGACATCGACGTGTACGCCCCGTGCGCCCTCGGTGGCGCGCTGGACGACGAGACCGTGCCGGCCCTCCGGGCCAAGATCGTGGCGGGTGCGGCGAACAACCAGCTCGCCCACCCCGGCATCGAGAAGCAGCTCGCCGACCGTGGCGTCCTCTACGCACCGGACTACGTGGTGAACGCCGGCGGCGTGATCCAGGTCGCGGACGAGATCGAGGGCTTCAACTTCGAACGGGCCAAGCTCCGGGCCACCCGGATCTACGACACCACCCGCGAGATCCTCCGCCTGGCCGACGCCGAGGGCGTACCCCCGGCGGTGGCGGCCGACCGGCTCGCCGAGCGGCGGATGGCCGAGGTCGGCCGGCTCCGCTCGATCCACCTGACCTGA